Sequence from the Sphingomonas sp. SORGH_AS_0950 genome:
AGCGTCATGCAGGTCTCCAGCCCCATGGCCTTCACGCCCTCGACCATGGCGACGACCTTGTCCATGTCGCGCTCCTTCGGCGAACGCCAAGCGGCCCCCATGCAGAAACGCTGCGATCCCGCCGCCTTGGCCTCGGCGGCGGCCGCCAGTACCGCGTCGACGTCCATCAGCTTTTCCGCCTTCACGTCGCTTTCCGCCGAGGCGCTTTGCGAGCAGTAACCGCAATCCTCGGGGCAGCCGCCGGTCTTGATCGAGCACAAGGTGCACAGCTGCACCTCGTCGGCGGCATGATGCGCGCGGTGGACCTCGGCCGCGCGGAACAGCAGCTCGGTGAAGGGCAGGTCGAACAGCGCGGCGATCTCGGCGCGGGTCCAGTCGGTGCGCAAATGCGCCTCGGGGCGAAGCGCTATGGTCGTCGTCATTACGTCTGGTCCTGTCCTTCGCCCGTCTCGAGCGGCATGTTATGGCCGAGCAGCCTCGGCCCGTCCTCGGCCGCGTCGCAGGGCGCCTGATAGTCTCGCCATGGGGCAAGGTCACCCGGTATGTCCCGGTTTTCTTCGGGCAATCCGGCCTAGCAACCTTGGCACGCCGCGTGATAGGACGCGTTTTCATCTTTGTTAAGATGTCCAATTTAGTGACGGTTCGTTATCGATCGGCGGTGGGGGCCGCAAAAATTGCTGTCCATGTTCAAAGCGCTGCGGCTGGTCATGCTGGCCGTCCTGATCGGCCTTGCGCCGGGAGTCGCGTCGGCCGCCGGCGTCGATCTCCATCGCTCGGTGTGTAGCGCGGCGCTGCCGGACATGGCGGGCGATGCCGCGATCGCCGCCGCGTCCTATCGCTGCGGCGCCGATGCCCCGACCGACAGCGACCAGTGGCTGTGGCTGCGGCTGGACCCGTCGCATCTCGGGGGGCTGGCCTCGCCGTGGAGCCTGCTGGTCGACCAGGTGCGGTTCGACCGCATCGCGGTGATGACCGTGACCGACCGGGGCATGACGCGCCGGAGCTGGTCGTCCTCCGAGCTGGGGGGCAACTGGGCGCCGGGGGGACTGCTGAAATTCCCGATGACGGTGCCCGGTCGTGACATTCGCGGCCTGTATCTGGGCTTTCGGCGGATCGACGACCTGTCGCTGATGCGCAAGGTCGTGGCGATGCCGGGTTCGGCGCTGACCACGGGCGAGGTGAAGTGGCTGCTGCTGATCGGGCTCTTCACCGGGACGCTGCTCTCGGCCTTCCTCTACAATCTCGTCATCCATACCGGGCGGCGTCTGGCGTTTCAGCGCTGGTATCTGCTCTGGGTCTCCGTCTCGCTCGCTTATGGGCTGGTCTGGACCAATGCGGCGGCCTTTGTGGTGCCGCAACTGGTGGGCCCGGTGGCGTTCCGGCTGGATTATGTGCTGGTCGGCCTGATGGTGGCGGCGTGCAACATGTTCTTCTTCTCGGTGATCGAGGAGGGGATATTGCCGCGCGGCTTCGTCCGGGCGGGGCGCGTGCTGGCCGTGGCGGGGGCGGTCATGGGCTTCGTGGCGGCGGCGGACATGTGGTTTCCGGTCATCCTCACCGACCGCCTGCTCAACTATGTCATCGCGGGAACCTCGGCGATCATCGCGCTGTCCTGCGGCATCGCGGTGCGGCGCGGCAGCCGGGTCATCTGGTTCTACATGATCGGCTGGGGGCCGGTCATCTGCCTGTTCCTGCTGCGCCTCGCGCGCAACCTGGGCTTCGCGCCGCAAAATGATCTGGTCGACCTGGCGACCTTCGCCGCGCTGGCCTTCGAGGCGCTGGTCCTGTCGCTGGCGATCGCCGACCGGTTCCGCCTGATCCGCCACCAGCTCGAACTCGCGCGCCAGCGCCGCGAGGTCGACATGGCGGAGACCAAGACGCTGCGGATCGCCGCGCATACCGACTTCCTGACCGCGCTGGGCAACCGCGCCGCGTTCCAGCAGCATGCCAACGACCTCATCAAGGGCCATGTCCCGTTCAGCCTGTTCCTGATCGACGTCGATTATCTGAAGGACGTCAACGACCGGCTGGGCCATGCCAGCGGCGATGCCCTGCTGCTCAGCGTTGGTTCCGCTTTGTCCCAGGCCACCCGGCTGTTGCCCGACGTCCGGGTGGCGCGGATCGGCGGTGACGAATTCGCCATATTGTGCCCCGGATCGGTCGAGGCCGAAACCGCGCTGTCCGAGGCGATCATGACCGTCCAAGGCGACCGCTGGCACCCGACCGACAGCAACTGCACCCTGTCGCTCAGCATCGGCGCGGCGCGCTATCCCGACGATGCCGACGCGCTAGACATGCTGTATCAGAATGCCGATCTGGCGCTCTATACCGCCAAGCGGCTCGGGCGCGCGCGCTATATCCGGTTCGACCCCTTGCAGCGCAGCCTGCGCGACCTGCAGCTGGAATTCACCAGCGATGTCGAGGCCGCGCTCCAGCGGGGCGAGTTCCAGCTCTATCTCCAGCCGATCGTCTCGCTGGAGACCACGCGGGTCTGCGGCTATGAAGCCCTGCTCCGCTGGAACCACCCGCGTTACGGCCTGATGGCGCCCGATCGCTTCGCCGATGTGCTGGTGGCGGAGCGGATCGGCCTGCGCATCCAGGAACATGTCCTCGAACTCGCGCTGCTCCAGCTGCGCGAGCATGGCGAGCGGATGGGCGTGCTGAGCGTGAATTTCACCTCGGCCCAGCTCTCGGGCCCGCGCTCGGCGCGCAATGTCCTCGACCGGCTCGCGCATCACGGTATCGCGGCGTCGCGGCTGTGCGTCGAGGTGACCGAGGGGGTGATGCTCGACCGGACGGCGGACACGATATTGGCCAATCTCCGCATCCTGCACGATGCGGGCGTGACGATCGCGCTCGACGATTTCGGCACCGGCTATGCCTCGCTGGTGCATCTCCGCCAGTTGCCGGTGGACCGGATCAAGATCGACTGCTCCTTCGTGTCGAGCATCGAGCAGTCCGAGGGAGGGACGATGGCGATCGTCCGGGCGATCGTCGGCATGGGCACCGGCCTGGGCAAGGTCGTCGTCGCCGAAGGGATCGAGAGCGAGGCGCAGGCGCTGTGCCTGCGCGACCTGGGGTGTCAGCTGGGGCAGGGGTTCCTCTACGGACGCCCCGCACCCGGACTGATGGCCGATTCCCTGCGCGTGGCCGCCGGACCGGCCGCGGCCAATGACGTGGCGCAGGTGGTGGCAGCCCACCACTAAGCCCGAATGGCGGGCGGGCTGCCCCCGAGTGGGACAGACCGGCCCTTTCGGCCGCAAATGGCGATGCGGTATTCTGCGTTAACATAGTTTATGGAGGCGGCCGTCGCGCCCGGCCTCGGGCGGATCTGACCCTTTCTCCCGCTTTTCTTGGAACCAGGATCGCCTCTTGGCTGCATGCTCTATGGACGGATCGGACGTGGACGGCGGCACGGTGCTTTCCCGCTTCTGCGCGCTGGCCCGGCAGCTTTTCGCCATGCCCCATGCCTTTGTCCTGCTGGAAGAGGGGGGCGAGTACCACCTCGTCGCGGGATCGCGGGGCGAGGATCGGGATGACGATCGCATTCTGCATGACGAGGTGATGTGTTGTCACGCGGCGAGGGCGGTCGGAGTGCAGGAAGACGGCGGCACCACGACCTTTCGGGCCGCGGCACCGCTGATGCGCGCGGATGGCGGATGCGCGGGGGTGCTGGCGCTCGGCGACCGGCAGCCACGGCGTTGGGACGCGCGGTCGTCGGCGCTGCTCGAACGGCTGGCAGCGGACGCGGCGGCCCTGTGGCAGCGCGAGGCAGAGAGCGCCGCTACCACCGCCCGGCTCCGCGATCAGCTGGCCGAGACGCGGCGGGAACTGCACGAACTGGCGGATCATGGCGCGCATGCCCGCATGTTGAACCGCCAGATGCCCTGGACCGCCGATCCGAACGGCAGCATCCGCGAGGTGGACCCGCGCTGGCTGACCCTGACCGGGCGCACGGCCGAACAGATATTGGGCGAGGGCTGGACCAGTGCGGTTCATCCCGACGACCTGCCCGTCATCGCTGCGGCGTGGCAGCGGGCTTTGTCGACCGGAGCCTCGACGGGGGTCGATGCGCGCGTGCGGATGCAGGACGGGGCCTATCGCTGGTTCAACACCCGCTCCGCCCCGCGTCTGGGGGAGGATGGTTCGATCTATCGCTGGTACGGGACGATCGAGGATATCCATGATCGCGTCATGGCCGAGCAGGCGCTGAGCGAAAGCGCGGCCTTTACCCGCAACGTGCTGGAAAGCACGACCGATTGCGTGGTAGTCATCGATCGCGACTGGCGGATCACCTATCTCAATGCGCGGGCGTCCAAATTCTTTCGCCCGTTCCGCGCGGCGGCGGTCGGCGATGCGGTCTGGGATCGCTTCGCCGAGTTTCGCAAGAGCGACCTGGCCCAGCGCCTGAAGGTGGCGATCGGCACCGGCCAGCCCAAGCGGTTCGAGATGCACCTGTCCGACCCCGATATCTGGCTGCATATCCATGCCTGTCCGGTCGCCGAGGGGCTGGCGATCTTCTTTCGCAACATCACCAGGCGGATACGCGACCGCGAGCGGCTCGTCCGGCTGGCGCATTGCGACCCGCTGACCGGATTGGCAAACCGGACCTTGTTCAACCAGGTGCTGGAAAGCGCCTTTGCCGGGCGGACCGAACGGCCGGTCGATGTCCTCATGCTCGACCTCGATTTGTTCAAGGAGGTCAACGACACGCTGGGCCATCCGGTCGGCGATGCGGTATTGTGCGCGGTCGCGGAGCGGTTTCGGTCGGTGACGGGCGAGGGGGACGTGCTCGCGCGGCTGGGCGGTGACGAGTTCGCGGTCATCCACTGGCCCGATCCGGCGGGGGGCAGCGCGATCGCGCTGGCGCATCGGCTGCTCGCCTGCTTCGCCGCGCCCTTCCCGCTGGAGGATACAGCGATCCGGCTGGCGGCCAGTATCGGCGTGGCGTCCTCGGTCCAGGCGCAAGGCTCGGCGAACGAGCTGTTCAAATCGGCCGATATCGCGCTCTACGGCGCCAAGGAGGCGGGAAGGGGAACGATCCGCGTCTTCGACTGCCCGATGGCGGCGCGCGTGCGCGACCGCCAGGTCATGAAATATGATCTGGAAGCGGCGCTTTCGCGTGACGAATTACGGCTGGTCTATCAACCGCTGCTCGACCTGAAATCCGGGCGGATCACGGGGGCCGAGGCGCTGCTTCGCTGGCATCATCCGACCCGTGGCGAGGTGCTGCCCGCCGATTTCGTCCCGCTGGCCGAGGAGACCGGCCAGATCGTGGCGATCGGCGACTGGGTCGTGGCGACGGCATGCCGCGATGCCGTGAACTGGCCCGGCGCTGCGACCGTCGCGGTCAATCTGTCGGGTGTGCAGTTGCGCGACGACCTGCTGCCGTCGCGGGTGCTGTCCGCGCTGTCGCGATCGGGGCTGGCGGCGGAGCGGCTGGAGCTGGAAATCACCGAGTCGATCCTGATGAGCGACAGCGACGGCACCATGGAAAAGCTGCATCGCCTGCGCCGACATGGCGTTCGCATCGCACTCGACGATTTCGGGACGGGCTATTCCTCGCTCTCCTATTTGCGTCGTTTCCGTTTCGACAAGCTGAAGCTCGATCGCTGCTTCGTCGATGACATCGGCCGATCGCCCCAGTCGGATTCGATCGTGCGCGCGGCGTGCGAGATGGGACGCGCCTTTGCGATGACGATGACGGCGGAGGGCGTCCAGACGCCCGAGCAGCTGGAATGGCTGCGCGCGCATGGCTGGTCGCAGGCACAAGGTTACCTGATCGCCCGCCCCCTGGAGGCGGATGCGTTCCTGCGTCACATGGTGGCGTACAACCGCTAGGGCCGATCGCCGTTACAGGCGTCATGCCTGATCGTCCCGCCCCGACCCGACGCGTTACCGCCCGGCGGCGCAATGTCGGGCGATGAAGTCGGCATGGGCGGGGATATGGCCGACCGCCGCGCGGGTCACGGTCGCGATCCGATCCAGCCGGGCGCGCAGTTCCTCGATCGGGATGCCTGCCGCGATCGGGTCATAGGCGCGGGGGTGAAGTCCCTGTCCATCCATCACCGCCAGCCAGCTCGTCTTGGTGAACAGTTCGTCCGCCTCGCGGAACACGCGCCCGGTGCGGTTGTAGATCGCGATCCGCTCGGCCAGCGAGTCCGGGATCGGCATCGCCGCCAGCTGCCGCCAATAGGGGGTGTCGCGCCGTTCGGTCGCGTGGAAATGCAGGATCAGGAAGTCGCGGATGCTTTCGAACTCGGCCGCCATCAGCCGGTTGTAACGGCGGGTGTCCGCCGCCTCGAACGCGCGGGTCGGCAGCATTTCCAGCAGCCGCGCGATCCCCGCCTGGATCAGATGGATACTGGTCGACTCGAGCGGCTCCATGAACCCGCTCGCCAGCCCCAGCGCCACGCAATTGCCGATCCAGAAACGGTCGCGGCGTCCGGTGCGGAACCGCAGCAACCGCGGTTCGGCCAGCGGCTCGCCGTCCAGATGCGCGAGCAGCGTCGCGGTCGCCTCGTCGTCGGAGATATGACGGCTGGCATAGACATGGCCGTTGCCGGTCCGGTGCTGAAGCGGGATGCGCCACTGCCATCCCGCACCATGCGCGGTGGAGCGGGTGAAGGGGACAGGCGGTCCCGCCGGAGCGGTCGGCACCGCCACCGCGCGGTCGTTGGGCAGCCAATGGCCCCAATCCTCGAACCCCGCGCCTAGCGTCTCCCCGATCAGCAGGCCGTGAAAGCCGGTGCAGTCGATGAACAGGTCGGCGGCGATGCGGGTGCCGTCGGCCAGCACGACCGCCGCGATACGCTCCGGCCGGGCGTCGCGCGCCACCTCGACCACGCGCCCCTCTTGCCGGACCACGCCCTGCGCCTCGGCATGGCTGCGCAGGAACCGCGCATAGAGCGCCGCGTCGAAGTGAAAGGCATAGCCGATATGCGCAAGCGGAGTATTGCCCGGCTGCGGCCGCATGAACCGCCCCGCTCGCGCCGCCGCCGCGCAGATCGAATAGGCCTCGAGCGGCGCGGCTTCGCCCGCCAGCCGCAACCGCTGCCACATCGCCTCGAACGGCACCGCGCCCCGGTCGACGCCGTGCACGCCGAAGGGGTGGAAATAGCGATGGCCGGGACGCAGCCAGTCGACGAACTCGATGCCCAGCTTGAACGTGCCCTGCGTGGCGCGGACGAAGTTGTCCTCGTCGATGCCGAGCAGCGCGTTGAACGCCTGGATCGGGGGGATGGTCGCTTCGCCGACACCGACGGTGCCGATCTCCTCGGACTCGACCAGCGTGATGGCGGGGCCCTGCGGCCCCAGCACGCGGGCCAGCGCGGCGGCGGCCATCCATCCGGCGGTCCCGCCGCCGATGATCGCGATCCGGGCGATCGGTCCGTCCTGGTCGTCGTGTCGGCTCATGCGTCCATCCGGCATTGCAGGAAGAGATTGCCGGTCAACCGGCCATGGCGCGGGTCCGCCGCCCTATCGGGCAGCGCGGTGATCTGGCCCGAATGGAGCAGCGCCGCGCGGTAGAGGATCAGCCGGTCGGGCCGGGCGGGGATCGCCTCGATCCGCACGAAGGCCGGATCATCGCCGGTGCAATAGCCCGGCGGCGGGGCGGGGTCCGCCGCCCGCGCCGCCTGATAGGCGGGCAGGCGCTCGGCATCGATGGTCTCGAACCCCGTCGCGCGGTGGCGGAAAAAGGCGGTGCCGTCCGCATGGTCGGCCGACAGGAAATGCACGGTCGCGAATTGTAGGCGGTCGGCGGTGTCGACATGCGGCGCGCGCTGATCCTCGCTCAGATCGGCGGCGGGCGTGGTGACGAGCGAGAAATTGCCGCGGGCACGGGCCGGACGAACGGGCGCGCCGGTGAAATGCGCGGCGATCAGCGGCAGCACCGCGCGGACCATCGCGTCGATATAGGCGACCGGCGCGGGCCCCAGCAGGCCGGGATAGCCGCTGCCCACCGATGCGGCGGGGGCGAAGGCGGAGCGGCTGGCGGCGAAATCGCGCAGCGCCGCCATCTGCCCCGACGCCCGGTCGACGATCAGCACGGGTTCGCGCTCCCGCCCGATCCGCAACAGGGTGAAGGCGGCCTCGTCGCCGAAGAAGGAGAATGCCGGGGGCGGCAAGGTTGCCATGGCGATCGTCCCGCAAAAAATACCGGCATGTCCTTGCGATAAGGACATGCCGGCAGTCGGGGATCAATAGGTCGCGCGCAGCGACAGGCCGAAGCGGCGGTCGTTCAGCTGATATTGCAGCGGCTGGCCGATCGTGCCGATATAGGTGACGTTCATGCGGTTGGTCAGGTTCACCGCATCCGCCGACAGCGCGATATGGCTGTTCACATTGACGCTGACCGAGGCGTCGAGCGAGGCATAGGGCTTGGCATATTGCGGCTGGTTGGTGCCCGCGCCGAAGGTCTGGTCGAGATAGCTCGACCGCCAGTTATAGGCGAGGCGCGCGGTCAGCGGCCCCTTTTCGTACAGGCCGATCAGGTTGTAATTATGCTTGGACAGCTTCTCCAGCGGCAGCTGGGTCGACATGCCCGATCCGGCGACCGCGAACGGGTTGGTCACGTTGGAGTCGACATAGGTATAGTTGGCCTGCACGCCGAACCCGCTGAGCAGCCCCGGCAGGAAGTCGAAGAACTGCTGATAGCCGATCTCGGCGCCCTTAATCGTGCCCTTGCCCGAATTCAGCACCGTGCTGACGTCATAGGCGCGCCCCTGGAAATTCTGGACGACCACGCCGCTGGCCAGGAAGCCGTCGACCTTCTTGTAGAACAGGCCGCCGGTCAGCGAGCCGGTCGGTGCGAAATACCATTCCGCCGTCAGGTCGAAATTGTCCGAGGAGATCGGGTTCAGGCGCGGATTGCCCGAGCTGGCGCTGGGGCGGCCGGTGATCGGGTTGACCTGGTTGGGATTGTTCAGCGTCAGGTTGGTCGACAGCTGGTCGAAGTTCGGCCGCGCCAGCCCCTTGGAATAGGCGAAGCGCATCTGGAACTCGTCGGTCAGCCGGGCGCGG
This genomic interval carries:
- a CDS encoding bifunctional diguanylate cyclase/phosphodiesterase, with product MFKALRLVMLAVLIGLAPGVASAAGVDLHRSVCSAALPDMAGDAAIAAASYRCGADAPTDSDQWLWLRLDPSHLGGLASPWSLLVDQVRFDRIAVMTVTDRGMTRRSWSSSELGGNWAPGGLLKFPMTVPGRDIRGLYLGFRRIDDLSLMRKVVAMPGSALTTGEVKWLLLIGLFTGTLLSAFLYNLVIHTGRRLAFQRWYLLWVSVSLAYGLVWTNAAAFVVPQLVGPVAFRLDYVLVGLMVAACNMFFFSVIEEGILPRGFVRAGRVLAVAGAVMGFVAAADMWFPVILTDRLLNYVIAGTSAIIALSCGIAVRRGSRVIWFYMIGWGPVICLFLLRLARNLGFAPQNDLVDLATFAALAFEALVLSLAIADRFRLIRHQLELARQRREVDMAETKTLRIAAHTDFLTALGNRAAFQQHANDLIKGHVPFSLFLIDVDYLKDVNDRLGHASGDALLLSVGSALSQATRLLPDVRVARIGGDEFAILCPGSVEAETALSEAIMTVQGDRWHPTDSNCTLSLSIGAARYPDDADALDMLYQNADLALYTAKRLGRARYIRFDPLQRSLRDLQLEFTSDVEAALQRGEFQLYLQPIVSLETTRVCGYEALLRWNHPRYGLMAPDRFADVLVAERIGLRIQEHVLELALLQLREHGERMGVLSVNFTSAQLSGPRSARNVLDRLAHHGIAASRLCVEVTEGVMLDRTADTILANLRILHDAGVTIALDDFGTGYASLVHLRQLPVDRIKIDCSFVSSIEQSEGGTMAIVRAIVGMGTGLGKVVVAEGIESEAQALCLRDLGCQLGQGFLYGRPAPGLMADSLRVAAGPAAANDVAQVVAAHH
- a CDS encoding bifunctional diguanylate cyclase/phosphodiesterase; this encodes MAACSMDGSDVDGGTVLSRFCALARQLFAMPHAFVLLEEGGEYHLVAGSRGEDRDDDRILHDEVMCCHAARAVGVQEDGGTTTFRAAAPLMRADGGCAGVLALGDRQPRRWDARSSALLERLAADAAALWQREAESAATTARLRDQLAETRRELHELADHGAHARMLNRQMPWTADPNGSIREVDPRWLTLTGRTAEQILGEGWTSAVHPDDLPVIAAAWQRALSTGASTGVDARVRMQDGAYRWFNTRSAPRLGEDGSIYRWYGTIEDIHDRVMAEQALSESAAFTRNVLESTTDCVVVIDRDWRITYLNARASKFFRPFRAAAVGDAVWDRFAEFRKSDLAQRLKVAIGTGQPKRFEMHLSDPDIWLHIHACPVAEGLAIFFRNITRRIRDRERLVRLAHCDPLTGLANRTLFNQVLESAFAGRTERPVDVLMLDLDLFKEVNDTLGHPVGDAVLCAVAERFRSVTGEGDVLARLGGDEFAVIHWPDPAGGSAIALAHRLLACFAAPFPLEDTAIRLAASIGVASSVQAQGSANELFKSADIALYGAKEAGRGTIRVFDCPMAARVRDRQVMKYDLEAALSRDELRLVYQPLLDLKSGRITGAEALLRWHHPTRGEVLPADFVPLAEETGQIVAIGDWVVATACRDAVNWPGAATVAVNLSGVQLRDDLLPSRVLSALSRSGLAAERLELEITESILMSDSDGTMEKLHRLRRHGVRIALDDFGTGYSSLSYLRRFRFDKLKLDRCFVDDIGRSPQSDSIVRAACEMGRAFAMTMTAEGVQTPEQLEWLRAHGWSQAQGYLIARPLEADAFLRHMVAYNR
- a CDS encoding tryptophan halogenase family protein; protein product: MSRHDDQDGPIARIAIIGGGTAGWMAAAALARVLGPQGPAITLVESEEIGTVGVGEATIPPIQAFNALLGIDEDNFVRATQGTFKLGIEFVDWLRPGHRYFHPFGVHGVDRGAVPFEAMWQRLRLAGEAAPLEAYSICAAAARAGRFMRPQPGNTPLAHIGYAFHFDAALYARFLRSHAEAQGVVRQEGRVVEVARDARPERIAAVVLADGTRIAADLFIDCTGFHGLLIGETLGAGFEDWGHWLPNDRAVAVPTAPAGPPVPFTRSTAHGAGWQWRIPLQHRTGNGHVYASRHISDDEATATLLAHLDGEPLAEPRLLRFRTGRRDRFWIGNCVALGLASGFMEPLESTSIHLIQAGIARLLEMLPTRAFEAADTRRYNRLMAAEFESIRDFLILHFHATERRDTPYWRQLAAMPIPDSLAERIAIYNRTGRVFREADELFTKTSWLAVMDGQGLHPRAYDPIAAGIPIEELRARLDRIATVTRAAVGHIPAHADFIARHCAAGR
- a CDS encoding DUF6445 family protein → MATLPPPAFSFFGDEAAFTLLRIGREREPVLIVDRASGQMAALRDFAASRSAFAPAASVGSGYPGLLGPAPVAYIDAMVRAVLPLIAAHFTGAPVRPARARGNFSLVTTPAADLSEDQRAPHVDTADRLQFATVHFLSADHADGTAFFRHRATGFETIDAERLPAYQAARAADPAPPPGYCTGDDPAFVRIEAIPARPDRLILYRAALLHSGQITALPDRAADPRHGRLTGNLFLQCRMDA